A stretch of Pseudoprevotella muciniphila DNA encodes these proteins:
- a CDS encoding imelysin family protein, with amino-acid sequence MKKNLFLLGLLTFVMSISFVSCGSDDEPQVNPNETDVTAANLDYNASNAAGWGNYMQKVAELLVEDATTLYNDWTVSYNGGESYAQSFINHTGSNGYSSAMNCIDEIIEGCKTIANEVGSAKIGDPYTLYISGRTIDALYAVESWYSWHSIDDYSNNIVSIRNAYFGSRDGSPATASIATLVASKNASLDIEVRNKIRAAWNAIQSIPAPFRSHINSTEAKVAAEACADLYDCLNENLKPYLNSNASNGTITEAELQPIVENYVNVVVVPTYKELVEKNQKLLDAVKAFRISPSNSNFQTCASAWLAAREPWETSEAFLFGPVADKGLDPNMDSWPLDQKGITDIIKSGNFDALNWSGEYEEEAEEGPSSQHATDIANAQSLRGFHTLEFLIFKDGKARTVN; translated from the coding sequence ATGAAGAAAAACCTCTTTTTACTCGGACTTCTGACATTCGTTATGTCTATTTCATTCGTTTCATGCGGTAGCGACGATGAACCCCAAGTTAATCCTAACGAAACTGACGTTACAGCAGCGAATTTGGATTACAACGCAAGTAATGCTGCGGGTTGGGGAAACTATATGCAGAAAGTGGCTGAATTGCTCGTTGAAGATGCTACAACACTTTACAACGACTGGACTGTAAGTTACAATGGTGGCGAAAGTTATGCACAATCATTCATCAACCACACTGGTTCCAATGGCTACAGTTCAGCCATGAACTGCATCGATGAAATTATCGAAGGTTGCAAGACCATTGCAAACGAAGTAGGTTCAGCAAAGATTGGCGACCCATATACTTTGTATATTTCAGGTCGTACAATTGATGCTCTCTATGCCGTAGAATCTTGGTATAGTTGGCATTCTATCGATGACTATTCCAATAACATTGTTTCTATCCGTAATGCTTATTTTGGGTCACGGGACGGTAGTCCTGCCACAGCATCTATTGCCACTCTCGTCGCTTCCAAGAACGCATCATTGGATATAGAAGTCAGGAATAAAATCCGTGCTGCATGGAATGCTATCCAGAGCATCCCTGCTCCTTTCCGTAGCCACATCAACAGCACAGAAGCCAAAGTTGCTGCTGAAGCCTGTGCCGATCTCTACGACTGCCTAAACGAGAACCTGAAGCCATACCTAAACAGCAATGCATCTAACGGTACTATTACAGAGGCAGAACTGCAACCTATCGTAGAGAATTACGTCAACGTTGTTGTTGTTCCCACCTACAAAGAACTTGTAGAAAAGAACCAGAAATTGCTTGATGCCGTCAAGGCATTCCGCATTTCGCCCTCAAACAGCAATTTCCAGACATGTGCCTCAGCATGGCTTGCAGCACGTGAGCCATGGGAGACGAGCGAAGCCTTCCTCTTCGGTCCGGTAGCCGACAAAGGTCTTGACCCCAACATGGATTCCTGGCCACTCGACCAAAAAGGCATTACTGACATCATCAAATCGGGCAACTTCGATGCACTTAACTGGAGTGGAGAATATGAAGAAGAGGCTGAAGAAGGCCCGTCAT
- a CDS encoding helix-turn-helix transcriptional regulator — MSVAIKENDKLCDIISKEYHLLQMMTRFGISLGVGEKTIKQVCEEAAVDTNTFLAVANYLKSGEDIVDDYIETVSVKSLIDYLENAHVYFLEFQLPAIRRKLLSAIDCSIDNKVAFLILKFFDEYLAEVRKHMAYENSKTFPYVKDLLKGIKATNYDISVYSRGHDAVEKKLQELKNIIIKYYKAGGDDTPLVSVLFDIFTCEADLHQHETVEDYLFVPAVKLLENKVAVNGAVNSEEEPQNVTKDETLSEREKEIVRCIVNGLTNKEVAEKLFISVNTVLTHRKNIARKLSIHSTAGLTIYAIANGIVNLEDVQI, encoded by the coding sequence ATGTCTGTTGCAATTAAAGAAAATGATAAACTGTGCGACATCATCAGTAAGGAATATCACCTCTTGCAAATGATGACACGCTTCGGCATCTCGCTCGGGGTAGGAGAAAAGACCATTAAGCAGGTGTGCGAAGAAGCGGCTGTGGATACCAATACATTCCTCGCTGTCGCTAATTACCTGAAATCAGGAGAAGATATCGTGGACGACTACATAGAAACTGTATCTGTCAAGTCGCTGATTGATTATCTTGAGAATGCACACGTCTATTTCCTTGAATTCCAACTACCTGCCATAAGACGGAAACTGCTCTCCGCCATCGATTGTTCAATAGATAACAAAGTGGCTTTCCTCATTCTCAAGTTCTTCGACGAATACCTGGCTGAAGTGAGAAAACACATGGCGTATGAGAACTCGAAAACGTTCCCATACGTAAAAGATCTCCTCAAGGGAATAAAAGCAACAAATTACGATATTTCCGTGTATTCCAGAGGACACGATGCAGTTGAAAAAAAATTGCAGGAACTCAAGAACATCATCATTAAATATTATAAAGCAGGGGGAGATGACACTCCTTTAGTTAGTGTGCTTTTTGATATCTTTACCTGTGAGGCTGACTTGCACCAGCACGAAACTGTAGAAGACTACCTGTTCGTGCCTGCCGTAAAACTGCTTGAGAACAAAGTTGCAGTAAATGGTGCTGTCAATAGTGAAGAAGAACCACAAAATGTAACCAAAGACGAAACACTCTCAGAAAGGGAGAAAGAGATAGTAAGGTGTATTGTCAACGGTTTGACTAATAAAGAAGTGGCTGAAAAACTTTTCATTTCAGTCAATACCGTCCTTACCCACAGAAAAAATATTGCGAGAAAACTATCAATACATAGCACGGCTGGTCTTACTATCTATGCCATAGCCAACGGCATAGTCAATCTTGAAGATGTGCAAATATGA